The DNA segment ATCCCTAAAAAACATATTACAGAATTAGCCATAAAAAGTTCAGCGACTAAATTTATTCCAGCTAATTCAATTGCAATTGTTTCACGAGTAGGCGTAGGAAAACTAGTATTTATGCCCTTTGAATACACAACTAGTCAGGATTTCTTGTCTCTTTCTAACTTACAAGTAGATTCTAATTTTGGAGTTTATTCTATATATATGATGCTTCAAAGAGAATTAAACAATATTCAAGGAACTTCAATTAAAGGAATCACTAAATCAGACTTGTTAGAGAAAAAAATTAACAAACCATCAAGTAGAGAAGAACAACAAAAAATAGGCTCTTTCTTCAAACAACTCGATAATACTATCGCTCTTCATCAACGTAAGTTAGAGGCTTTAAAGCTGATGAAGAAAGGGTTATTACAGCAAATGTTTCCCAAAAGCGAAGCGGATATCCCCAAGATACGGTTTGCTGATTTTGATGGTAAATGGGAACAGCGTAAGTTGGGAGATGTTTTTAATGAAAGATCAGAACGAAGTGCGGACGGAGAGCTAATTTCTGTAACTATTAATTCAGGAGTAATTAAAGCTTCTAAATTAGAGAAAAAAGACAACTCTAGTTTTGATAAATCTAATTATAAAGTTGTAAAAAAAGGTGATATAGCATATAACTCTATGCGTATGTGGCAAGGGGCGAGCGGGTATTCATCTTATAACGGAATACTCAGCCCAGCTTATACTGTAATTTATCCAATAAAAAATATTAATGCAATGTTTATAGCTTATATATTTAAAAAAAATGATATGATTCAAACTTTTCAGCGTAACTCACAAGGATTAACTTCAGATACATGGAATTTAAAATTCCCATCTTTATCTAAAATTAAGATTAAAATACCAACGAATGAAGAGCAAATAAAAATTACTAACTTATTACGAAAATTAGAATACACTTCTACATTTCATCAAAACAAAATAGAACGACTAAAAAAGTTAAAAAAAGCTTATTTGCAAACTATGTTCATTTAATTAAAACATTTACACTTAAACTAACTCCTAAGATAATAATAAAAGGTGATCAACTCATCTATTTATTATCTTAGGAGGTTTTTTATGAAAGCGAAAAAGAGAAAAGAACAAACATTTCATGAGTATTTTAAAGAATGGGTAAATCTTTATAAAGTTGGAGCAATACGTTCAATTACCTTACAGAAATACTATGTAACAGAACAAAAAATCCAAGAACTGGCGCCAGATTTAAGAATTAAGGATCTTGATCGTTATACTTATCAGCAACTGCTAAATAATTATGCACTTACTCATGAGAAACAAACAACTATGGATTTTCATCATCATTTGAAAGGCGCTATTTTAGATGCTGTAGACGAGGGTGTTCTCAGCCAAAACCCCACAAGGAAAATTGTGATTAAAGGGAAAACGCCTCGATTAAAAAAAGCAAAATTTTTAAATCAATTTGAAGTTCAAGCATTATTAAAAGAATTAAATTTAAAAGAAGATATAAATTGGGATTGGTTTATTCTATTAATCATTAAAACTGGGCTTCGATTTTCAGAAGCATTAGCTCTAACCCCTTCAGACTTCGATTTTTCCAAGCAAAAAATTATTATTAACAAAACCTGGGATTACAAAATGGTTACTGGTTCTTTTCAGCCGACAAAAAACGAATCTTCCAATAGAAAAATTCAAATTGATTGGCAATTAGCAATGCAATTTTCCCAGTTAATTAAAATGAAAGATCCAGATAAACCAATTTTTGTTAAAAGTAGAGTATTTAATTCTACTATCAATAATCGTTTAAAAGTGTTGTGTGAAAACGCCAATATACCAACTATCACTGTCCATAGTTTACGACATACCCATGCTTCTTTACTTTTATTTGCCGGAGTTTCGATTGCAAGCGTTGCGAATAGATTAGGGCATTCAAGTATGACTACTACTCAGGAAACATACCTTCATGTTATTCAGGAATTGGAGAATCAAGATAATGATAAAATTATACGTCATTTATCAATGTTAATGTGATAAGAAATCCCCCATCTATTAAAACCAGATGGGGGATTTGAACTATATGAGCATATTTTGTAAATAGGTCTTTTTTAGAGAAGAGAGTTTATTTATTTTGTTTTTATGAAGAGTAATAACATTCTCCAATCTTTGTAAGAAAGTTCCTATTTTTTTTTGTTCTTCATAACAAGGAAACTTAACTATCAATTTCATCATAACATCTGAATTTAATTTAGCTCTCCCTCCGCCTACTAAAAATGGTTCGAACCTTATAATCTTAATAGCATTCATTAAAAATTTATTGTCATGTTTATTTTCTTTTGCCTGTAATACATGAGCATGATTATTCACCCAAATTTTACCATTTACGTGCTGCACAGGATAATTTTTCACGTTATTTGCCCCATCTTCAGCTACTAAAATAAATTCTCCATCATGTGTAAATCCTTCTACATAATCTTGAATACCATTCGCACCGTAATATGGTGTAGTACCGGAGATCCTAGCTGATGCAGTTATAGGAACCCTCAAATTATCATATCTATTTGCAATTTCATTTAACTTACGCTGCTCCCATTCTTCGTCAAAATTAATAAAACGTAACCTAGGAGCTTTTTCCTCATTATTAGCGAACATTTGCTGTAATAACCCTTTCTTCATCAGCTTTAAAGCATCTAGCTTACGTTGATGAAGAGCGATAGTATTATCGAGTTGTTTGAAAAAGTCACCTATTTTTTGTTGTTCATTAAAAATTGGATAAGATAATTTGACTTGCTTTAAATCTGTATTGTATAAATGAACAACTGATTTTCCTTGAGCACGTTTTATTATTTCCTTTTGTTGTTCACCATTTGAAATAGTCAATGCTAAAAAAATTGAATTAAGTTCTCTTTTAGGTTGAATAATATTCAAATCTCCACCTAAAATAAATCCCTCCGCTCCTATTACCGATGCTCTTGAAATATCTTTCGCTGTTTCACCTGATGATGGTACTACTACCTCATTCCCTTTGCTGACAACTGATTTATCTTTCATTTTTGTAAAAGTATTAACCTCAGTAATGATTGTTTCATATTTTGTATATAGACGTCCGTAAAGAACTAAAGGTATACCTTTTTCTACTAAGTCATTTTTTGTATAGCCAATTCCTTTTGAAAAAGCAGCTAATTCCTCTAGCTTACGCTGTTCCCAAGCTAGAAATGATAAGTTGAAGTTAAAAGATAAAGCGAAAAAACACATAAAAAAGAGGCAACAAAAAGTGCCCCTTTAAAAAAACTATATTACTTAAAAATATCTGTATTTACACTTTACTTATTTAAAGAAATTCGGTAAATACTCTTTATGCGCTTCTAATAATTCATCTAACATTTCGCGGGCTACAGATTCGCTTGGAGTTAGTGGGTTGATTGTCATTGCAAGGAGTGCTTTGTCGTAATCCCCAGTAACTGCTGCTTCGGCTGTTAGGCGTTCGAAAGTTTTGATTTCTTGGATGATGCCGTTGATAGCGATTGGAAGGCGTCCGCTTGCTAGTGGAATTGGGCCTTGGCGAGTGATAACACAGTTTGTTTCTACTGCGGAATCAGGATCGATATCAAGGATGGCACCATTGTTGCGCGTATTAACGATTTGAATGTCGCGTTTGTCGTTGTAGATAGAGTTAATTAAGTTACATGCTGCTTCGCTATAATAAGCGCCGCCACGTTGTTCTAATTGTTTTGGTTTTTCAGCAAGTTCTTCTTGTTTGTAAAGCTCGAAAAGTTCTGCTTCTACTTTTTTAACAACTTCTGCACGAGTACCATGTTCTGCGTATGCGCGAGCTTGGTCTTCCAGTTGTTGTTTTGTTTGCCAGTAGTAGCGCAAGTAGTCGATTGGAATCATGTTTAATGTACGTAAGAAAGTTTTGTCCCAACCAGTTGCGTTAATGTTTTTCAAGCTTGAGCCAGCTTCATCTTCTGTCATTTTGAAAACAACATCTTTTGTTACGTCTTTGCCATTGTGGTATACGGTTTTCGCGAATACCATGTGGTTTAAACCAACAAATTCTACGTAAATTTCAGATACATCTACGCCAAGATTTTCAGCGATATTACGTTCAATACCAATAGGGCCGTTGCATAAACCGACAACTTTCTTTTGATTACTATAACGAAGAACTGCTTCTGTTACCATTCCAGCTGGGTTAGCAAAGTTGATTAACCAAGCATCTGGGCAAAGGCGTTCCATATCTTTACAAATATCTAAAATAACTGGGATTGTACGAAGACCTTTGAACATGCCGCCTGGTCCGTTTGTTTCTTGACCAACTACGCCGTATGAATTTGGAATTCGTTCGTCTTTTACACGTGCATCTAGTAAACCAACACGTAATTGTGTTGTTACGAAATCTGCGTCTTTTAGAGCTTCTTCACGGTCGAGTGTTAAATGTACTTCCATGTTAACGCCCGCTTTTTTTACCATACGTTTTGCTAAATTACCAACGATTTCTAATTTTTCACGGCCAGCTTCTACGTCTACTAACCATAGTTCACGAACTGGTAATTCGTCTTGACGTTTAATAAATCCTTCAATTAGTTCGGGTGTATAACTTGATCCGCCACCAATAGTTGCGATTTTAATACCTTTAGTCATTATTTATACCTCCAAGGATATTTTTTTGAAAAGGCTTACTTCTTTGTTAGTGACCTTTTCTTCTCACAGTTATAGTATAGGAATATTATGAAAAAATAGCTAGCATTTGGCGAGCTTTAGGTAAGGATTTTCTAAGTAGGAACTTGTCACATTTGAGTAACGAGGTGTTACATGATAAAATAAAGTGAAAAGAGGTGCGGAAATGCTTTTTTTGGATAAAAATTTGGAATTAAATGATACGGAATTAGATATTTATAATTATATTGTGGCGAATTTAGATAAAGTGGTATATATGCGTATTCGTGATTTGGCGACCGAGGCACACGTTAGTACAACAACCATTCTACGCTTTTGTCGAAAGTTTGGTTGTAATGGTTTTTCGGAGTTTCGTGTGAAATTACAGCTTTATTTGGAAGAGCAGAAGTTGGCGCAAATTGATATGGCGGATGAAACAACTTATATTGATTTTCTGAAACGGACGGCTCAACCGGAGTTCAAAGCACAAATTCAAAATGCGGTAGATATTCTTCGGGACCGGGAACTTGTTTTATTCGCCGGGGTAGGTTCATCAGGTGTCATTGCTGAATATGGTGCGATTTATTTTTCATCTTTATTTACTTTGGCGCTACATATTGAAGACCCGCTCAATCATCCTTTTTACCATTTATCGAGTAAATTATCGGATAAAATCTGTATGATTGCGATTTCGGTGGAAGGGGAAAATGAAGATATTATCCGCTATATTCACCAATTGAAGGCGCAAAACTGTAAAGTGATTTCTATTACAAACAGCGCTAAATCCACTATTGCCAGACTTTCTGACGCGAATATCGCTTATTATATCAATAAGGAAATGTATCAAGAAGCCAATATCACCTCCCAATTACCTGCGCTCTATACGATTGAAAATATTGCCCGGGAAATAAGGACGCAGATTGATAAAGAAAAGATGTAAGACAGCCGTTTTGCTTGGATTTCCGAGCAAAACTTTTTTTGTAACAAAATTGTCACTTACGAAGAATTTTTTTATTTGCTACGATAGTTCTTTGGAGGTGAAATTATGTACAGTAATAAGAAGGAAAAGGTCGTTTTTACACTGATTATGTGTTCTTTAATGATTTTATGTATGAGCTCTTATAATATTTTTCTTGAAAATGGTATTGGTGCGAATTCTTTTATAATTATTTTAAAAGCATTTGTTCCGTTTCTTTTTATCGGATTTTTATTAGACTTTTTTATTGTTGGGAAAATTGCGGCGCGACTGCAGTCTTTCTTAGTAAGTGAAGATGCTTCGAAATTTAAAAAGATTATTATGATGCAATTATTAATGGTTACATTTATGTGTGTGCTTATGTCGGCGCTTAGTTTAATTGTGAATCAAGGTGAATGGAGCCATCTAGGTGTTCTTATTTTACGCAATTATTTTGTCGCATTATTTTTGCAAATCTTTATTGTTTCCCCATTTGTTCGGTTAATTAGTCCGCGAATTTTTGCTCTTTTGTAAAAATAAAAAACGCTTAGTCGAGTTTTTGACCCGGCTAAGCGTTTTGTTATTTATGTTTGGCATGATAAGCATCGAGGGCATCTTCTACCGTTTTCTTCGTATAACCTTCATCAATAATATAACCAAGATCATGTTTTCTAAAACTTGTTTTTAAATGGTCGATTAAATCAGCGAAGTAATATTCGATTCCCTTGTCATCAAGCCATTTTAGCAAGTCTTTCATTGATTCTGTTGCTGTTGTATCAATGTTAATAATAGCGCTAGATTCAAAAATAACTAATTTCGTATCATCTTGAATAGCTTCTTTTAGGCCATCTGCGAATTTATTAAAATTACCAAAGAAAAGAGATGCGCTATAACGATAAATGATTACATTAGGTATAGCCTTGGCTTCTGGTTTGCGTTTTAAATCAAAATAACCATGGCGGCCATCAATAACTCCTAATACAGCAACCGGTGATTTCATCGAACGACTCACAACATTGATAAATGATAAAATAATTCCAAGTAATACCCCGAAAATAACACCAACTAAAAGTGTTCCAATTGCAGCAACGATCCAAACAATTGCTTCACGACGGGAAACTCTAAATAACCCTTTTAGAATATCCACATCAATTATTCCGACAAGTGCTGAAAATACGATACCGGAAAGAACTGGTTGTGGCATATAATAAAGCAAACCACTTAGGAAAGCTACGATCAACGCGATAATAGATGCAGCAACAATTGATACCATTTGTGTTTTACCACGAAATTGTTCGTTAGCAGCAGTTCTAGATACACTGGCACTAGCTGGCGAACATCCAGAAAATGCAGCAACGAAATTAGAAATACCATAAGCAAATAGTTCACGATTATCATCAATAGTATATTTGTTTCTCATCGCAAAACTTTCACTTGGTAGAAGAGATCCTGCGAAAGTAGCGATGGCGCAAACTAAACCTCCGCCGATAGCAAGTGCCCATGAACTTGCACCAAAATCGGGAAGTGCTAGAGAAGGAAAACCAACTGGGATTTTTCCGACAATATCTACATTATATTGATCTAGTTTGAAAAAGTAAGCAGCCATTGTTCCTAAGACTAATACAACTAGCGACATGGGTATTTTAGGTATTACTTTTTTACAAGTGATTACAATAATAACTGTAACAACTCCCATGGCAAATGAAATCCAATTAGATTGAAAGAACTGACCAAAAATAATACCTAGACTGGAGAAAAAACTATCTCCACTTTCTTTTAATCCCATTATTTTAGGTATTTGCCCCATAATGATGGAAACACTAAGCCCAGAAATGAATCCACTAAGAACTGGAGCCGATATGTATTTGGCAAAACGGCCTAACTTCAATATGGAGAAGAGAACTAAAAATATTGCACAAAAGAATGCTAGGATTGGAGCGAGCGCGATAGCTTCTTTGGATCCTGCCGCAAGACCAGCTGTCCCAAGTATGATGGAGCCTGTAATTGCACTTGCAGTTGCATCAATCCCAAAGATTAATTGCGGTGAACTAGCAAAAATAATATATGCTAAAACCGGCAAAAAGGATGCATATAATCCATATATAGGTGGAAGTCCTGCTACTTGTGCATACCCCATCGCAACAGGAATTGTTAGTGCAGCAACACCAACACCTGAAATAACATCATTTCGTAAATAGGATGCTTTATACCCATTTAATGAAAGCAAGACGTGTTTAAACATAAGTTCCTCCCTTAAAACATAGTAATAATCTTATTCTACACTATTATAGTAATTATGGAAATCTTATAGTATTTACCCGTTTTAAGATAGAACAATCATTGCTAAATTAGGTTAGTTACAATTATTTAAACGATGGACTTACTTTCCTTCATTAGAAAAACAATAACCAGAAAAGTCCGCGATTTCTTTAGATGGAAATCGCGGACTTTTTTAATTGTTTTTCGCATAAATTGCCATTGCTGATTTTAAAAATATAGCAAGGCCGTCACCAAACTGATCGATATTCTTTTTGAAGCGTTCATCTGCTACGTACATTTCTCCTAAACTAGCAAATGCTTCCAGTGAATAAATATTTCCATGTGTGTCATTTAAGTAGTGGAAGAAATGATTCATTGCTTCTTGAGCTACTTCGGATTCAGGAGCGACTGTTCTAATGGATGCTAAATGACGAAATTCTGCTTCAAAACTTTCTTTTATCGTTTGTTGCTCTTGTTCGTTCATATTATTTACACGTTCATTTGCTTTGTCTACTACTTTATCTCCCCATAGTTTTCGTGCTTCTTCTTCATAGGGATTGTTTGAAAAATCAAATCCGGTAAATTTTTCTTCATTTGTCATGGTTATTTCTCCTTTTTGATTCTTGATGGTTTGATCGAGTGTATTAAGCATGGCTTCGATTCTCTGCTTTTTCTCTACTAACAAATGACGTTGTAAAGTTAAAGCGACCTTTTTATCAAAAGAAGGATCATCAAGAATTTGTTTTATTTTTTTCAAAGGGAAATCAAGTTCTTTAAAGAAAAGAATTTGTTGTAATTTGTCGACATCATTTTCGGAGTAAATACGATAACCGTTCCATTCGTCTTTTTGCGGGACGAGTAGCCCGATTTTGTCGTAGTGGTGAAGCGTGCGCACACTTACACTAGTAAGTTCAGCTAATTCTTTTGTTTGCATAAATGATTCCTCCTTCTGGTTTTCACTATAAGGTATGACGCGACGTAGTAGTCAAGTTTATTTTTGTTTATTATAACGCTTTTAGTGGAAAAGTGTTACTTAGGAACGAAGTGTCAAAGTTAATTGTAATAAAATAAATAAAACCATGGAAAAACTTACAACATTCTCGTATAATGAAGTGTAAATGTGTCTAATTTGTGAACTTAATTAGCGAGAATAAAAAGGGGATAGCAGCATGACGGGGAAATTAAAATCCATTGGTACGTGGCTATGGCATCATCTAACACCGCAAATATTTGCGGTTATTTGTGTTTTTATTATAACGATGATAGCTCTTTTTATACCTCCTTATGTTGGTATGGCTGACAATGGGGACTTTTTTCGGATATTCTCAAGTAATGGTTTATTTGTTAATAATGCGCATTATGACGCGTTGCAATTTGGGCATTTTGTGAAAGAATTTGGGATTTATCAATACTTTAATGAAAATCAAGTCGCTATATACTCGTCACAAAGTATTTTTATTCAGATGGCGATTCTTTTAAATAAGCTTTTTTGGTCGAGTACTGTTTTTGACGTGCGTTTTTTAGGTGGATTACAACTGGCACTTCTTTTGCCAGCTATTTATTTGTTAGTAGCAGGTTTAACGGTAAAAATGAAAGGCTGGTCGGGATATGTTGTTGCTGGGTTAACGGTGTTTATTTTTGCGGACACTGCTTATACAGCTTATTTTAACTCGTTTTTCAGTGAAGGACTTATTTTGATTATGATGCTGTATATTTCAGCAGGTTTTTTACTTTTATATCAGCATAAATACAATGATTATGCGATGTTAGGCTTGATTTTTGTAGCCTCTCTCATTTTAATTACTGCTAAACAGCAAAATGCGCCGATTGCGGTTGTTATTGCGGTTTGCGGAATACTTGTGTTTTTTATTCGGAAAAACCGTGCATTTCGTATTTCTGCTGCGGCTACTTTTTTTGTTATTTTCTTAAGTGGAGTGGTGATGTACGCATTTATTCCTGGTGAATTTGTGACAATAAATCAGTATCAAACAATGACTCGCGGGGTGTTACTTGATTCAGAAAACCCAGAAAAATCACTTGAGGAAATGGGAATGAATTCTGAATTCGCTTTACTGAAAGGAACCAACTTTTACCAAAAGTACAAAATGGTAGATTTGGATTCTGAACTAATGGAAAAGGAATTTTATCCTAATTATAATTTTGTAACGGTTTTAAGCTATTATTTGGAAAATCCAAAACAATTCGGGAAAATGCTTGATTTATCCGCGCAAAATAGTTTTTCGATAAGACCATTTGAGATGGGGAATTTTGAAAAAAATGCGGGTTATCGTTTTAAAGAGAAAACACACTTTTTCTCTGTTTATAGTGATGTAAAAGAAAAATTTGCTCCGGCGAAATTCAGCTTTTTAATTTTATGGGCGCTTGTTTTTCTAATTAGTTATGGTATAAATGCGTTTAAACAGTTCAGGGAGAAGAATATTCGAGGGACGCTTTTATTTGATTTAGTCGTCTTATTGATTGGTTCAGGATTCGCGGTGATTTTGGTGACAATAGTTGGAGACGGAGAAGCGGACTTAACAAAGCATAATTTCTTATTCAATGTTTGTTTTGATTTGACGATATTGATTGGTGCGGCTTCATTGCTGGAAGGATACTTGAAGAGAAGAGGTGAGCAGAATGCGTAAAAAAATCGTTATAAGTATTCTGCTTGCATTCGTATTTTTTATAGTTAATGAACATCCTGTTACAGCAAAAGCAGATAATGATGTGGTCGTTTTTTATGATAGTTTGGCAAAAGGAACGGATAATGAGGGGAATATGGACTCGTTACTTCGAATGTTAAATACTTTAGGTAAACGAGTGACTACTTATTCTTGGGAAGAAAACCCGGATTTAAGTCAAGCGAGTGAAATTATCGTCCTTCAAAATAAAAAGGACGGTTTAACGAAGGAATGGGCGGAAAAATTAACGGAAAACAAGGCAAAAATTGCATACATAGGCTCGAATCCACCAGCTTTCTTGATTAATCAATTACAATTGAAAACGAAAGCTATTACAGATTCATCCATTACAATTCAAACCGAATCAGGGCTAGCAGGAAAACCACAACTAGTGAACGAAATAGAACTCATTACCACTTATAAAGGAGAAGGTTTTGGCAAAATAGATGCTGCTGAGAATGGTGAAGCAGTTTATGGTGTTCGAGAGGGGAACTATGCTTATACACCAATATTTCAAGAGCACAATACGAGCGAATTTGCCTTAATGGATTTGCTAAAAGCAGTATTCGAAATAAAAGCTTCTTCTAATCAATACGTCCTTATAAAGGATATAAACCCATTTGTCGATTTTGATTTGCTGAAAAAAACAGCAGATACTTTTTATGAACAAGGGGTACCATTTATTGTAAGCGCAGGGCCGATTTTTTATAATCAAGATTTTCAAGCGGCCAAAAATTATGCGGAGATTATAAGATATGTTCAGGCGAAAAACGGCACTATTATGATGAATGTTCCCGCTGTCACTTACGGAGATAGTCCGGCTGGAGAACTTGAAGGAATCGTACAAAAATCACTACACTTCTTTGCGGAAAATGATGTGGCGGCACTTGGGGTTACGGCGGAACTTTATTGGAATTTTGATAAAGTATATGGTTTAGAAGGTTTTGCTCCCTTTAATACAGGAATTTTACTGCCAAATCAAAAAATTATTCATACAACGAAAAAGAATAATGGTAGCGCATTTGAAATATCTCCTTATAGTGTGGCGAGCGATTTTTACATGACTATAACAGATGGAAAGGATTTTCCGGTTGATATCGCTGTCACATATTCGTTCTTTAAAAATGAGAAAGAAATAAAAGCGGCAGCAGATGAACTAGCAAACAAAAATATTAGTGATTTCAGGTTCAAAGACCACGGAGTAAAAACAAACCAAGATACGCTAGAATCGACTGCGGGCTCTTTATATATTAATAATCAATCAGTAACACTTGATGGTGATTTAAAATATATCAAAACTACTAAAAATAAAATGCAAAAACAAGCTGGGAGTTTAGAAGGGTTTTTCGGTTATCAAAACACTTTTTTCACGATAGTTATTGTGCTTTCGCTTGGGATTATTGGAATTTTATTTGTCTTTGGATACCGGCTTTATATGAAAAAATATATGAAATGAGGTGAAATAAATGGTTGTTGCAGATTATTTAGCATTATTCGCAGTGATATGTATTTGGGGACTTTTGCTCATTAATATCGTATTAATCGTTGCGGGATACGTCTATTATTTAAAAAATGAAGCGCGTAAAGTACCTGAAATACCAGCGGAAGTACCATTTGTTTCCATCATGGTGCCGGCTCATAATGAAGGAAAAGTCATCGTGAAGACAGTAGAGTCACTTCTTGCTTTTGATTATCCTAAAGATTGCTACGAAATTATTGTCATTAATGATAATTCCTCGGATAATAGCGCAGAGCTTTTAGCGGCCATTCAAGCGAAAAATCCGACACGCTTGTTAAAAATTATTAACACGGATAACATCACGGGAGGAAAAGGGAAATCAAACGCGCTTAATATTGGTTTTGCTGAAAGTCGCGGGGAACTTGTGGCGATTTATGATGCGGATAATACGCCAGAACGGCAGGCGCTAAGAATTCTTGTTGGCGAGATTACGAATGATGCAAAACTTGGCGCAGTTATTGGTAAATTTAGAACGCGAAATCGAGATGCTAGCTGGTTAACACGCTTTATAAATATAGAAACGTTGAGCTTTCAGTGGATGGCTCAAGCCGGCAGATGGGCACTTTTCAAACTCTGCACAATTCCTGGTACCAATTTTATTGTGAGAAGATCGCTCTTAGAAGAAATTGGTGGTTGGGATGTGAAAGCTGTCGCGGAAGATACCGAGATTAGTTTTCGGATTTATATGATGGGTTACCGAATCAAATTCCAAGCGAAGGCTGTGACATGGGAACAAGAACCACAAACATTGCCAGTCTGGTTCAAACAACGATCAAGATGGGCAAAAGGCAATATTTATGTGATTTT comes from the Listeria welshimeri serovar 6b str. SLCC5334 genome and includes:
- a CDS encoding restriction endonuclease subunit S, encoding MKNLEKRVPIIRFKGFSEAWEQRKVLDYAIHTYGGGTPKTNVPEYWSGEIPWIQSSDLSISNLFNIIPKKHITELAIKSSATKFIPANSIAIVSRVGVGKLVFMPFEYTTSQDFLSLSNLQVDSNFGVYSIYMMLQRELNNIQGTSIKGITKSDLLEKKINKPSSREEQQKIGSFFKQLDNTIALHQRKLEALKLMKKGLLQQMFPKSEADIPKIRFADFDGKWEQRKLGDVFNERSERSADGELISVTINSGVIKASKLEKKDNSSFDKSNYKVVKKGDIAYNSMRMWQGASGYSSYNGILSPAYTVIYPIKNINAMFIAYIFKKNDMIQTFQRNSQGLTSDTWNLKFPSLSKIKIKIPTNEEQIKITNLLRKLEYTSTFHQNKIERLKKLKKAYLQTMFI
- a CDS encoding restriction endonuclease subunit S → MCFFALSFNFNLSFLAWEQRKLEELAAFSKGIGYTKNDLVEKGIPLVLYGRLYTKYETIITEVNTFTKMKDKSVVSKGNEVVVPSSGETAKDISRASVIGAEGFILGGDLNIIQPKRELNSIFLALTISNGEQQKEIIKRAQGKSVVHLYNTDLKQVKLSYPIFNEQQKIGDFFKQLDNTIALHQRKLDALKLMKKGLLQQMFANNEEKAPRLRFINFDEEWEQRKLNEIANRYDNLRVPITASARISGTTPYYGANGIQDYVEGFTHDGEFILVAEDGANNVKNYPVQHVNGKIWVNNHAHVLQAKENKHDNKFLMNAIKIIRFEPFLVGGGRAKLNSDVMMKLIVKFPCYEEQKKIGTFLQRLENVITLHKNKINKLSSLKKTYLQNMLI
- a CDS encoding site-specific integrase is translated as MKAKKRKEQTFHEYFKEWVNLYKVGAIRSITLQKYYVTEQKIQELAPDLRIKDLDRYTYQQLLNNYALTHEKQTTMDFHHHLKGAILDAVDEGVLSQNPTRKIVIKGKTPRLKKAKFLNQFEVQALLKELNLKEDINWDWFILLIIKTGLRFSEALALTPSDFDFSKQKIIINKTWDYKMVTGSFQPTKNESSNRKIQIDWQLAMQFSQLIKMKDPDKPIFVKSRVFNSTINNRLKVLCENANIPTITVHSLRHTHASLLLFAGVSIASVANRLGHSSMTTTQETYLHVIQELENQDNDKIIRHLSMLM
- a CDS encoding MurR/RpiR family transcriptional regulator, whose translation is MLFLDKNLELNDTELDIYNYIVANLDKVVYMRIRDLATEAHVSTTTILRFCRKFGCNGFSEFRVKLQLYLEEQKLAQIDMADETTYIDFLKRTAQPEFKAQIQNAVDILRDRELVLFAGVGSSGVIAEYGAIYFSSLFTLALHIEDPLNHPFYHLSSKLSDKICMIAISVEGENEDIIRYIHQLKAQNCKVISITNSAKSTIARLSDANIAYYINKEMYQEANITSQLPALYTIENIAREIRTQIDKEKM
- a CDS encoding MerR family transcriptional regulator; protein product: MQTKELAELTSVSVRTLHHYDKIGLLVPQKDEWNGYRIYSENDVDKLQQILFFKELDFPLKKIKQILDDPSFDKKVALTLQRHLLVEKKQRIEAMLNTLDQTIKNQKGEITMTNEEKFTGFDFSNNPYEEEARKLWGDKVVDKANERVNNMNEQEQQTIKESFEAEFRHLASIRTVAPESEVAQEAMNHFFHYLNDTHGNIYSLEAFASLGEMYVADERFKKNIDQFGDGLAIFLKSAMAIYAKNN
- a CDS encoding SulP family inorganic anion transporter, producing the protein MFKHVLLSLNGYKASYLRNDVISGVGVAALTIPVAMGYAQVAGLPPIYGLYASFLPVLAYIIFASSPQLIFGIDATASAITGSIILGTAGLAAGSKEAIALAPILAFFCAIFLVLFSILKLGRFAKYISAPVLSGFISGLSVSIIMGQIPKIMGLKESGDSFFSSLGIIFGQFFQSNWISFAMGVVTVIIVITCKKVIPKIPMSLVVLVLGTMAAYFFKLDQYNVDIVGKIPVGFPSLALPDFGASSWALAIGGGLVCAIATFAGSLLPSESFAMRNKYTIDDNRELFAYGISNFVAAFSGCSPASASVSRTAANEQFRGKTQMVSIVAASIIALIVAFLSGLLYYMPQPVLSGIVFSALVGIIDVDILKGLFRVSRREAIVWIVAAIGTLLVGVIFGVLLGIILSFINVVSRSMKSPVAVLGVIDGRHGYFDLKRKPEAKAIPNVIIYRYSASLFFGNFNKFADGLKEAIQDDTKLVIFESSAIINIDTTATESMKDLLKWLDDKGIEYYFADLIDHLKTSFRKHDLGYIIDEGYTKKTVEDALDAYHAKHK
- a CDS encoding 6-phospho-beta-glucosidase; translation: MTKGIKIATIGGGSSYTPELIEGFIKRQDELPVRELWLVDVEAGREKLEIVGNLAKRMVKKAGVNMEVHLTLDREEALKDADFVTTQLRVGLLDARVKDERIPNSYGVVGQETNGPGGMFKGLRTIPVILDICKDMERLCPDAWLINFANPAGMVTEAVLRYSNQKKVVGLCNGPIGIERNIAENLGVDVSEIYVEFVGLNHMVFAKTVYHNGKDVTKDVVFKMTEDEAGSSLKNINATGWDKTFLRTLNMIPIDYLRYYWQTKQQLEDQARAYAEHGTRAEVVKKVEAELFELYKQEELAEKPKQLEQRGGAYYSEAACNLINSIYNDKRDIQIVNTRNNGAILDIDPDSAVETNCVITRQGPIPLASGRLPIAINGIIQEIKTFERLTAEAAVTGDYDKALLAMTINPLTPSESVAREMLDELLEAHKEYLPNFFK